One window from the genome of Chrysemys picta bellii isolate R12L10 chromosome 15, ASM1138683v2, whole genome shotgun sequence encodes:
- the LOC112060228 gene encoding zona pellucida sperm-binding protein 3-like isoform X4, translating to MAPWRVVLVVAVCVAVFGVPEDFSVMAEPPTYTPGSPIRVEAKVESSAGVSPRIYVDECYGSHAEHLSHSRRIYVIVNNHGCLHGGKSGDVAVWCRPEDSALQFATPAFMLADEPEEKIYIHCLLTAWGQESLTSLGKKSCYYNSTSFSWQNLEDPSQNLKCSCCDSHCPADSAPPGELREFVGEGMLHRKVAGPLMVHKEEAPWYEERCRTLKKLLLVGVAFVGSCLVGALFVGGLLALALALFRSYQRSKGQRLLRKRKEYPYQTELQSVVNALVTAEEMQKAERESSIDYNLNTDASEKE from the exons ATGGCTCCCTGGAGGGTGGTCCTGGTTGTGGCTGTCTGTGTAGCAGTGTTCGGGGTGCCAG aggACTTCAGTGTGATGGCAGAGCCCCCAACATACACCCCTGGCTCTCCCATCCGTGTTGAGGCCAAAGTGGAATCCAGTGCAGGTGTCTCTCCAAGAATCTATGTGGATGAGTGCtatgggagccatgcagagcacCTGAGCCATTCCAGGAGGATCTATGTGATTGTGAACAATCATGG GTGTCTGCATGGGGGGAAGTCTGGGGATGTTGCTGTCTGGTGTCGGCCTGAGGATTCTGCCTTGCAGTTTGCCACCCCAGCTTTCATGCTGGCTGATGAACCAGAGGAAAAG ATCTACATTCACTGCCTGCTGACTGCATGGGGCCAGGAGAGCCTCACAAGCCTAGGGAAGAAGTCCTGCTATTACAACAGTACCTCCTTCAG CTGGCAGAACCTAGAGGACCCTTCCCAAAACTTAAAGTGTAGCTGCTGTGACAGCCACTGCCCTGCTGACTCTGCTCCCCCAGGAGAACTAAGAG AGTTTGTAGGTGAAGGGATGCTCCATAGAAAGGTAGCTGGCCCCTTGATGGTGCACAAGGAAGAGGCTCCATGGTATGAAG AACGATGCCGCACCCTGAAGAAGCTTCTGCTGGTGGGTGTTGCTTTTGTAGGCAGCTGTCTAGTGGGAGCCCTCTTTGTAGGAGGCCTCTTAGCTCTGGCTCTGGCCTTGTTCCGGTCATACCAGCGCAGCAAAGGGCAAAGGCtgctgaggaagaggaaggagtACCCCTACCAGACAGAGCTGCAGAGTGTGGTGAACGCCCTCGTGACTGCTGAAGAGATGCAGAAGGCTGAGAGAGAATCCAGCATAGACTACAACTTGAATACAGATGCATCAGAGAAGGAATAA
- the LOC112060228 gene encoding uncharacterized protein LOC112060228 isoform X1 — protein MAPWRVVLVVAVCVAVFGVPVVPELVPSQLNSSSHPTTAAIATGHSLQDATTAQSAKMSLFHKVLNAAKDLVSPFWGDSSNSTVTPAASAPSGTTVAGHLSARTPGHVQFLQGGHSIKSAKINFTLRILNEDFSVMAEPPTYTPGSPIRVEAKVESSAGVSPRIYVDECYGSHAEHLSHSRRIYVIVNNHGCLHGGKSGDVAVWCRPEDSALQFATPAFMLADEPEEKIYIHCLLTAWGQESLTSLGKKSCYYNSTSFSWQNLEDPSQNLKCSCCDSHCPADSAPPGELREFVGEGMLHRKVAGPLMVHKEEAPWYEERCRTLKKLLLVGVAFVGSCLVGALFVGGLLALALALFRSYQRSKGQRLLRKRKEYPYQTELQSVVNALVTAEEMQKAERESSIDYNLNTDASEKE, from the exons ATGGCTCCCTGGAGGGTGGTCCTGGTTGTGGCTGTCTGTGTAGCAGTGTTCGGGGTGCCAG TTGTCCCAGAGTTGGTTCCCTCCCAATTGAACAGCTCCTCGCACCCAACCACAGCAGCTATTGCCACAGGTCACAGTCTGCAAGATGCCACAACTGCACAGTCTGCAAAGATGAGCCTCTTCCATAAAGTCCTGAATG CTGCCAAAGATCTAGTGTCCCCCTTCTGGGGTGATTCCTCTAACAGCACAGTGACACCTGCTGCTTCAGCCCCCTCTGGTACCACAGTGGCTGGCCATCTCTCAGCTAGGACACCAGGTCATGTCCAGTTCCTGCAAGGTGGCCACTCCATAAAGTCTGCGAAGATAAACTTCACCCTAAGGATCCTGAATG aggACTTCAGTGTGATGGCAGAGCCCCCAACATACACCCCTGGCTCTCCCATCCGTGTTGAGGCCAAAGTGGAATCCAGTGCAGGTGTCTCTCCAAGAATCTATGTGGATGAGTGCtatgggagccatgcagagcacCTGAGCCATTCCAGGAGGATCTATGTGATTGTGAACAATCATGG GTGTCTGCATGGGGGGAAGTCTGGGGATGTTGCTGTCTGGTGTCGGCCTGAGGATTCTGCCTTGCAGTTTGCCACCCCAGCTTTCATGCTGGCTGATGAACCAGAGGAAAAG ATCTACATTCACTGCCTGCTGACTGCATGGGGCCAGGAGAGCCTCACAAGCCTAGGGAAGAAGTCCTGCTATTACAACAGTACCTCCTTCAG CTGGCAGAACCTAGAGGACCCTTCCCAAAACTTAAAGTGTAGCTGCTGTGACAGCCACTGCCCTGCTGACTCTGCTCCCCCAGGAGAACTAAGAG AGTTTGTAGGTGAAGGGATGCTCCATAGAAAGGTAGCTGGCCCCTTGATGGTGCACAAGGAAGAGGCTCCATGGTATGAAG AACGATGCCGCACCCTGAAGAAGCTTCTGCTGGTGGGTGTTGCTTTTGTAGGCAGCTGTCTAGTGGGAGCCCTCTTTGTAGGAGGCCTCTTAGCTCTGGCTCTGGCCTTGTTCCGGTCATACCAGCGCAGCAAAGGGCAAAGGCtgctgaggaagaggaaggagtACCCCTACCAGACAGAGCTGCAGAGTGTGGTGAACGCCCTCGTGACTGCTGAAGAGATGCAGAAGGCTGAGAGAGAATCCAGCATAGACTACAACTTGAATACAGATGCATCAGAGAAGGAATAA
- the MTFP1 gene encoding mitochondrial fission process protein 1: MGPPAEPDLYRDTWVRYLGYANEVGESFRAIVPIWLVWASYGVATTYVTADAIDKGKKAAVAHEHDVGKTTQVSVAVVDTFVWQALASVAIPGFTINRICAASLYFLGTMTHWPLPIRKWMTTAIGLSAIPVIIKPIDRSVDFLMDSSLRKLYAAEEKCPPS, encoded by the exons ATGGGGCCCCCCGCCGAGCCCGACCTCTACCGCGATACGTGGGTGCGCTACCTGG GCTACGCCAATGAAGTTGGAGAGTCCTTCAGAGCCATTGTGCCCATCTGGCTGGTCTGGGCGAGCTATGGGGTGGCGACTACGTACGTGACGGCTGACGCGATTGATAAGGGAAAGAAGGCAGCTGTT GCACATGAACACGACGTGGGGAAGACGACGCAGGTGTCCGTGGCTGTGGTGGATACGTTTGTGTGGCAGGCGCTGGCCTCTGTGGCTATCCCCGGCTTTACCATTAACCGCATCTGTGCTGCCTCCCTCTACTTCCTGGGCACCATGACCCACTGGCCCCTCCCCATCCGGAAGTGGATGACCACAGCCATCGGCCTCTCAGCCATTCCCGTCATCATCAAGCCCATTGACAG GTCAGTGGATTTCCTGATGGATTCCAGCCTCCGCAAACTCTACGCGGCAGAAGAGAAATGTCCTCCTTCCTGA
- the LOC112060228 gene encoding uncharacterized protein LOC112060228 isoform X3 produces MAPWRVVLVVAVCVAVFGVPAAKDLVSPFWGDSSNSTVTPAASAPSGTTVAGHLSARTPGHVQFLQGGHSIKSAKINFTLRILNEDFSVMAEPPTYTPGSPIRVEAKVESSAGVSPRIYVDECYGSHAEHLSHSRRIYVIVNNHGCLHGGKSGDVAVWCRPEDSALQFATPAFMLADEPEEKIYIHCLLTAWGQESLTSLGKKSCYYNSTSFSWQNLEDPSQNLKCSCCDSHCPADSAPPGELREFVGEGMLHRKVAGPLMVHKEEAPWYEERCRTLKKLLLVGVAFVGSCLVGALFVGGLLALALALFRSYQRSKGQRLLRKRKEYPYQTELQSVVNALVTAEEMQKAERESSIDYNLNTDASEKE; encoded by the exons ATGGCTCCCTGGAGGGTGGTCCTGGTTGTGGCTGTCTGTGTAGCAGTGTTCGGGGTGCCAG CTGCCAAAGATCTAGTGTCCCCCTTCTGGGGTGATTCCTCTAACAGCACAGTGACACCTGCTGCTTCAGCCCCCTCTGGTACCACAGTGGCTGGCCATCTCTCAGCTAGGACACCAGGTCATGTCCAGTTCCTGCAAGGTGGCCACTCCATAAAGTCTGCGAAGATAAACTTCACCCTAAGGATCCTGAATG aggACTTCAGTGTGATGGCAGAGCCCCCAACATACACCCCTGGCTCTCCCATCCGTGTTGAGGCCAAAGTGGAATCCAGTGCAGGTGTCTCTCCAAGAATCTATGTGGATGAGTGCtatgggagccatgcagagcacCTGAGCCATTCCAGGAGGATCTATGTGATTGTGAACAATCATGG GTGTCTGCATGGGGGGAAGTCTGGGGATGTTGCTGTCTGGTGTCGGCCTGAGGATTCTGCCTTGCAGTTTGCCACCCCAGCTTTCATGCTGGCTGATGAACCAGAGGAAAAG ATCTACATTCACTGCCTGCTGACTGCATGGGGCCAGGAGAGCCTCACAAGCCTAGGGAAGAAGTCCTGCTATTACAACAGTACCTCCTTCAG CTGGCAGAACCTAGAGGACCCTTCCCAAAACTTAAAGTGTAGCTGCTGTGACAGCCACTGCCCTGCTGACTCTGCTCCCCCAGGAGAACTAAGAG AGTTTGTAGGTGAAGGGATGCTCCATAGAAAGGTAGCTGGCCCCTTGATGGTGCACAAGGAAGAGGCTCCATGGTATGAAG AACGATGCCGCACCCTGAAGAAGCTTCTGCTGGTGGGTGTTGCTTTTGTAGGCAGCTGTCTAGTGGGAGCCCTCTTTGTAGGAGGCCTCTTAGCTCTGGCTCTGGCCTTGTTCCGGTCATACCAGCGCAGCAAAGGGCAAAGGCtgctgaggaagaggaaggagtACCCCTACCAGACAGAGCTGCAGAGTGTGGTGAACGCCCTCGTGACTGCTGAAGAGATGCAGAAGGCTGAGAGAGAATCCAGCATAGACTACAACTTGAATACAGATGCATCAGAGAAGGAATAA
- the LOC112060228 gene encoding uncharacterized protein LOC112060228 isoform X2, producing MAPWRVVLVVAVCVAVFGVPVVPELVPSQLNSSSHPTTAAIATGHSLQDATTAQSAKMSLFHKVLNAAKDLVSPFWGDSSNSTVTPAASAPSGTTVAGHLSARTPGHVQFLQGGHSIKSAKINFTLRILNEDFSVMAEPPTYTPGSPIRVEAKVESSAGVSPRIYVDECYGSHAEHLSHSRRIYVIVNNHGCLHGGKSGDVAVWCRPEDSALQFATPAFMLADEPEEKIYIHCLLTAWGQESLTSLGKKSCYYNSTSFSWQNLEDPSQNLKCSCCDSHCPADSAPPGELRERCRTLKKLLLVGVAFVGSCLVGALFVGGLLALALALFRSYQRSKGQRLLRKRKEYPYQTELQSVVNALVTAEEMQKAERESSIDYNLNTDASEKE from the exons ATGGCTCCCTGGAGGGTGGTCCTGGTTGTGGCTGTCTGTGTAGCAGTGTTCGGGGTGCCAG TTGTCCCAGAGTTGGTTCCCTCCCAATTGAACAGCTCCTCGCACCCAACCACAGCAGCTATTGCCACAGGTCACAGTCTGCAAGATGCCACAACTGCACAGTCTGCAAAGATGAGCCTCTTCCATAAAGTCCTGAATG CTGCCAAAGATCTAGTGTCCCCCTTCTGGGGTGATTCCTCTAACAGCACAGTGACACCTGCTGCTTCAGCCCCCTCTGGTACCACAGTGGCTGGCCATCTCTCAGCTAGGACACCAGGTCATGTCCAGTTCCTGCAAGGTGGCCACTCCATAAAGTCTGCGAAGATAAACTTCACCCTAAGGATCCTGAATG aggACTTCAGTGTGATGGCAGAGCCCCCAACATACACCCCTGGCTCTCCCATCCGTGTTGAGGCCAAAGTGGAATCCAGTGCAGGTGTCTCTCCAAGAATCTATGTGGATGAGTGCtatgggagccatgcagagcacCTGAGCCATTCCAGGAGGATCTATGTGATTGTGAACAATCATGG GTGTCTGCATGGGGGGAAGTCTGGGGATGTTGCTGTCTGGTGTCGGCCTGAGGATTCTGCCTTGCAGTTTGCCACCCCAGCTTTCATGCTGGCTGATGAACCAGAGGAAAAG ATCTACATTCACTGCCTGCTGACTGCATGGGGCCAGGAGAGCCTCACAAGCCTAGGGAAGAAGTCCTGCTATTACAACAGTACCTCCTTCAG CTGGCAGAACCTAGAGGACCCTTCCCAAAACTTAAAGTGTAGCTGCTGTGACAGCCACTGCCCTGCTGACTCTGCTCCCCCAGGAGAACTAAGAG AACGATGCCGCACCCTGAAGAAGCTTCTGCTGGTGGGTGTTGCTTTTGTAGGCAGCTGTCTAGTGGGAGCCCTCTTTGTAGGAGGCCTCTTAGCTCTGGCTCTGGCCTTGTTCCGGTCATACCAGCGCAGCAAAGGGCAAAGGCtgctgaggaagaggaaggagtACCCCTACCAGACAGAGCTGCAGAGTGTGGTGAACGCCCTCGTGACTGCTGAAGAGATGCAGAAGGCTGAGAGAGAATCCAGCATAGACTACAACTTGAATACAGATGCATCAGAGAAGGAATAA